From bacterium, a single genomic window includes:
- a CDS encoding DNRLRE domain-containing protein: protein MRNGARAAAVLLLAMTVVAGVGCALGETLSVTPGDVVVITGTVGEQNVARVVLRVDVPEQVQSARIDFTELTFPAFLGDTSPAVVTVAAHCAQTSWDGGGVTWSAPWSRPGGDFDSVACARYASLPGRTHPVVLDITKAVRDWQHGRNNYGLFLKRPDAEGGGFLGERDRLRTALNSARVKFYFTPVQQ, encoded by the coding sequence ATGAGAAATGGAGCGAGAGCTGCTGCGGTGCTGCTGCTCGCAATGACTGTGGTCGCGGGCGTGGGCTGCGCGCTGGGCGAGACGCTTTCCGTCACGCCCGGCGATGTCGTCGTGATAACAGGTACTGTCGGGGAACAGAACGTGGCGCGAGTTGTGCTCCGCGTGGACGTACCCGAGCAGGTGCAGAGCGCCAGAATCGACTTCACTGAGCTAACATTTCCCGCGTTTCTAGGTGACACGAGCCCGGCGGTCGTCACAGTCGCGGCTCATTGCGCTCAGACATCGTGGGATGGCGGCGGAGTAACTTGGTCGGCGCCGTGGAGTCGGCCGGGGGGTGACTTCGACTCCGTGGCTTGTGCGCGTTACGCATCGTTGCCCGGCCGCACGCATCCCGTGGTGCTGGATATCACCAAGGCAGTGCGGGACTGGCAGCACGGAAGGAACAACTATGGTCTGTTCCTGAAGCGGCCGGACGCGGAGGGCGGCGGATTCCTGGGCGAGCGGGACCGTCTACGCACCGCCCTCAACTCAGCCCGCGTGAAGTTCTACTTTACGCCAGTTCAACAATAA